In Paracoccus aerodenitrificans, the following are encoded in one genomic region:
- a CDS encoding GNAT family N-acetyltransferase has protein sequence MTESGKRVELCQEQKGDWHEVEALMDLCFAPGRTALSSYRLRDGVDPVRGLCLMLRQDGAVRAAIRYWPVRVGGVPVLLLGPVAVHPTAQGEGLGAWLIQESLGRARDAGWERVMLVGDAPYYSRFGFEKLEDVVMPPPTNPDRVLGLELRKSAWVDVKGHVTRETGPDQIDAQADTGEPPCRPVNPQEEPPHG, from the coding sequence ATGACGGAATCGGGGAAGCGCGTGGAACTCTGTCAGGAACAGAAAGGGGACTGGCACGAGGTCGAGGCGCTGATGGATTTGTGCTTTGCGCCGGGCCGCACCGCGCTGTCTTCCTATCGGCTGCGCGACGGTGTCGATCCGGTGCGCGGACTGTGCCTGATGCTGCGGCAGGACGGCGCGGTGCGGGCCGCCATCCGGTACTGGCCGGTGCGGGTCGGAGGGGTTCCGGTTCTTCTGCTCGGTCCGGTTGCCGTGCACCCCACCGCTCAGGGCGAGGGTCTGGGCGCATGGCTGATCCAGGAAAGTCTTGGCCGTGCTCGCGATGCCGGATGGGAACGGGTGATGCTGGTCGGAGACGCGCCATATTATTCGCGCTTCGGGTTCGAAAAGCTGGAAGATGTCGTCATGCCTCCGCCCACCAACCCGGATCGGGTGCTTGGGCTGGAACTTCGGAAATCCGCGTGGGTTGATGTAAAGGGCCATGTCACGCGCGAAACCGGCCCGGATCAGATCGACGCGCAAGCCGATACCGGCGAGCCGCCCTGTCGGCCCGTCAACCCGCAAGAGGAACCTCCGCATGGCTGA
- a CDS encoding EcsC family protein, whose product MAEQPQLVLPPISDPSILAEIDKLARRYIEARGLAMEIIERIGGGGEQLMKRLPGFMRSRIDRGVETALRRTFRVASASRGVLRDRGDWFNRMGTTAAGAVGGAAGLTGAVVELPVTVTILLRAILEIADEHGFDTRDDRIQAEALRVFASGGPLAEDDSTDTGLLAARLTVSGRTLQALITSLAPQIATRLIAKVGAQAVPVLGAVAGASINYTFARYYQNMARVHFGLLRLSQETGLSREALTERLQTRIDVLEGKHPPARKA is encoded by the coding sequence ATGGCTGAACAACCGCAGCTTGTCCTCCCCCCCATCAGCGACCCGAGCATTCTGGCCGAAATCGACAAGCTCGCCCGCCGCTATATCGAGGCTCGCGGTCTGGCGATGGAGATCATCGAGCGGATCGGCGGCGGCGGCGAACAGTTGATGAAGCGCCTGCCCGGCTTCATGCGCTCGCGGATAGATCGCGGCGTGGAAACCGCCTTGCGCCGGACATTCCGCGTCGCGTCAGCCTCGCGCGGTGTGCTGCGCGACCGGGGCGACTGGTTCAACCGCATGGGTACGACCGCGGCGGGCGCGGTTGGCGGGGCTGCCGGGCTGACCGGCGCTGTGGTCGAGCTTCCGGTGACGGTAACCATCCTGCTGCGGGCCATTCTGGAAATCGCCGATGAGCACGGCTTCGACACGCGGGACGACCGGATTCAGGCCGAAGCGCTGCGCGTCTTTGCCTCGGGCGGGCCACTGGCCGAGGATGACAGCACCGATACCGGCCTGCTCGCCGCAAGGCTGACCGTCAGCGGCAGGACATTGCAGGCGCTGATTACCAGCCTCGCCCCTCAGATCGCGACACGGCTGATCGCCAAGGTCGGTGCGCAGGCCGTGCCGGTTCTCGGTGCCGTTGCCGGAGCCTCGATCAACTATACTTTCGCCCGGTATTATCAGAACATGGCGCGGGTCCATTTCGGCCTGCTTCGCCTGTCACAGGAAACCGGTCTGTCGCGCGAGGCCCTGACCGAGCGGCTTCAGACCCGGATCGACGTACTTGAGGGCAAGCATCCTCCGGCCCGGAAGGCATAA
- a CDS encoding ATP-dependent DNA helicase has translation MSLPALSPDQAEAWDSLSAVLEGAGVDLTAEEILPPQPGKARVMAVIGKAGSGKTMILAALTKALREAGVELISGDYEGRRRKDRRTVAVLAPTNKAAFVLRMRGVPATTIHRILYTPVYDPEYEKIADWLAGTGDRPAIEGLTDAALDRAKAFYDQHASIPGALAAAGLRGSDFIQGWKRREDGLDIGLIDESSMLDRKQFEDLREIFPVLVLFGDPAQLAPVGQSGEMVFDDLAEGQKLVLNRIHRQAGDSPILDLAHALGDESLDFAGFERMVREAAAADPRVIWAERVESDLMARSPVLVWRNATRIRLIAAFRAAHGAPGDALLPGEPLICDGLELPLKHRKKRIDLEARGLIKGAQVVYLGPGKKPGFSRLHVLGAEEPRLSAASIVKIESPDEEEPFIPFAAGMGASFLHGAAVTIHKAQGSQWPEVQVFAPDISAAAWSGRSEAGIPLWKRLTYVAITRAQERLYWVTRARLARPGAALSVADLSARSAPLELKPTVEDGG, from the coding sequence ATGAGCTTGCCCGCACTCTCTCCTGATCAGGCCGAGGCCTGGGATTCGCTGTCTGCCGTGCTGGAAGGCGCGGGCGTCGATCTGACCGCCGAGGAAATCCTGCCGCCGCAGCCCGGAAAGGCGCGGGTGATGGCGGTGATCGGCAAGGCTGGTTCGGGCAAGACCATGATCCTCGCCGCGCTGACCAAAGCGCTGCGCGAGGCGGGCGTCGAACTGATCTCGGGCGATTACGAGGGCCGAAGGCGCAAGGATCGCCGCACCGTTGCGGTGCTGGCCCCGACCAACAAGGCGGCATTCGTTCTGCGGATGCGCGGTGTGCCGGCGACCACGATCCACCGCATTCTCTACACGCCGGTTTACGACCCGGAATATGAAAAAATCGCCGACTGGCTGGCCGGAACCGGCGACCGCCCGGCGATCGAGGGGCTGACCGACGCCGCGCTTGACCGGGCGAAGGCGTTCTACGATCAGCATGCCTCGATTCCCGGCGCTCTGGCGGCGGCGGGGCTGCGCGGTTCAGATTTCATTCAGGGCTGGAAGCGGCGCGAGGACGGGCTGGATATCGGGCTGATCGACGAATCTTCGATGCTGGACCGCAAGCAATTCGAGGATCTCCGCGAGATTTTCCCGGTTCTGGTGCTGTTCGGGGACCCGGCTCAGCTTGCTCCGGTGGGGCAGTCCGGGGAAATGGTGTTCGACGATCTGGCCGAGGGTCAGAAACTTGTCCTGAACCGCATTCACCGGCAGGCAGGGGATAGCCCGATCCTTGATCTGGCCCATGCGCTTGGCGATGAAAGCCTCGATTTCGCCGGGTTCGAACGGATGGTCCGCGAGGCAGCGGCGGCGGATCCGCGCGTTATCTGGGCCGAGCGTGTGGAATCGGATCTGATGGCCCGCAGCCCTGTTCTGGTCTGGCGCAATGCGACGCGTATCCGGCTGATTGCCGCATTTCGCGCGGCGCATGGTGCACCCGGCGACGCGCTTCTGCCCGGAGAGCCGTTGATCTGCGACGGGCTGGAATTGCCTTTGAAGCACCGCAAGAAGCGGATCGACCTTGAGGCGCGGGGGCTGATCAAAGGCGCTCAGGTGGTCTATCTCGGGCCGGGCAAGAAGCCGGGTTTTTCGCGGCTGCATGTGCTCGGCGCGGAAGAGCCGCGCCTGTCGGCGGCCTCGATCGTGAAGATCGAATCGCCGGATGAGGAAGAGCCCTTCATCCCCTTCGCGGCGGGAATGGGGGCGAGTTTCCTGCACGGGGCGGCGGTGACCATTCACAAGGCGCAGGGCTCGCAATGGCCCGAAGTTCAGGTCTTTGCGCCGGATATTTCGGCGGCGGCATGGTCCGGCCGGTCCGAGGCCGGGATTCCGCTGTGGAAACGACTGACCTATGTCGCCATTACGCGGGCGCAGGAGCGGCTGTACTGGGTCACGCGGGCGCGGCTGGCGCGTCCGGGCGCGGCGCTGAGCGTGGCTGATCTGTCGGCGCGATCGGCCCCGCTGGAGCTGAAGCCGACAGTCGAGGATGGCGGGTGA
- a CDS encoding ABC transporter ATP-binding protein has protein sequence MIEARNLSVTIRGTAVLRDVDLRLAPGKITGLVGESGSGKSMTALAVMGLLPRGSFAGGEVLLDGKNLLKMPEPALCRIRGNRIGMIFQEPMTALNPLMTIGDQVAEVLRIHHAMPRDQALARARDRLDRVGLPGPRFPLSLYPHELSGGQRQRVAIALAIAEAPDLLIADEPTTALDVTTQAQILDLLQDLVRDEGMSLLLITHDLAVVAGVADHVAVMKSGEIVEEGPTETLFRTQSHPYTRALFAASRYAPGGRTPVGPENAPILSVRNAVREYALPRPSLFAPHGVLRAVDDVSFDIRDGESVGLVGESGCGKSTLTRAILGLDPLQGGEILLAGEPVQAGKAMHAGLRARVQVVFQDPFGSFDPRWRVERLVAEPFHLTGRPPDWRDRVAEALRDVGMDPSAAGRYIHEFSGGQRQRLAVARALIIRPRLIVLDEAVSALDVRVRAQVLDLLAELRRSHGMSYLFISHDLGVVRGVTDRVLVMDKGKIVEQGPTAEVMDNPSHPTTQRLMAAMPVIPPEWGVA, from the coding sequence ATGATCGAGGCGCGGAATCTCTCGGTCACCATTCGCGGTACGGCTGTGCTTCGCGATGTGGATCTGCGGCTTGCTCCGGGAAAGATTACCGGCCTGGTCGGGGAATCCGGCTCTGGCAAGTCAATGACGGCGCTTGCCGTGATGGGGCTTTTGCCGCGCGGCTCGTTCGCTGGCGGAGAGGTGCTGCTGGACGGAAAGAACCTGCTGAAGATGCCTGAACCCGCGCTGTGCCGGATTCGTGGCAACCGGATCGGCATGATTTTCCAGGAGCCGATGACCGCGCTCAACCCGCTGATGACGATTGGCGATCAGGTGGCCGAGGTGCTTCGCATCCACCACGCTATGCCGCGCGATCAGGCGCTTGCCCGGGCCCGCGATCGTCTCGACCGCGTGGGTTTGCCGGGGCCGCGCTTTCCGCTGAGCCTCTATCCGCATGAATTATCCGGCGGTCAGCGTCAGCGTGTTGCCATCGCACTTGCCATTGCCGAGGCTCCGGACCTTCTGATCGCGGATGAGCCGACCACGGCGCTAGATGTGACCACTCAGGCGCAGATCCTAGATCTTTTGCAGGATCTGGTCCGTGATGAGGGAATGTCGCTGCTGCTGATCACCCATGATCTGGCGGTGGTAGCCGGTGTGGCGGATCATGTCGCGGTGATGAAATCCGGCGAGATCGTCGAGGAAGGCCCGACCGAGACGCTGTTTCGCACACAATCGCATCCCTATACCCGCGCTCTGTTCGCCGCTTCGCGATATGCGCCGGGGGGCAGGACGCCCGTCGGACCGGAGAACGCACCTATCCTCTCGGTGCGCAATGCCGTGCGCGAATATGCCTTGCCCCGGCCATCCCTGTTCGCGCCGCATGGTGTCCTGCGGGCGGTGGACGATGTCAGCTTCGATATCAGAGACGGGGAATCGGTCGGTCTGGTCGGTGAATCCGGCTGCGGAAAATCCACGCTGACCCGCGCGATACTCGGTCTTGATCCTCTGCAAGGCGGAGAGATCCTGCTGGCCGGAGAGCCGGTTCAGGCGGGAAAGGCAATGCATGCCGGGTTGCGCGCACGGGTTCAGGTCGTGTTTCAGGACCCGTTCGGCAGCTTCGATCCGCGTTGGCGCGTCGAAAGGCTTGTCGCGGAGCCGTTCCATTTGACCGGGCGACCGCCGGACTGGCGTGATCGCGTAGCCGAGGCACTTCGCGATGTCGGAATGGATCCCTCTGCCGCCGGGCGCTATATCCACGAATTTTCCGGCGGTCAGCGGCAGCGTCTGGCCGTTGCGCGGGCGCTGATCATCCGTCCCCGGCTGATCGTACTGGATGAGGCGGTCAGTGCGCTTGATGTCCGGGTCCGCGCTCAGGTGTTGGATCTGCTGGCGGAATTGCGGCGCAGTCACGGCATGTCCTATCTGTTCATCAGCCATGATCTGGGCGTTGTGCGCGGCGTGACGGATCGGGTGCTGGTGATGGATAAGGGCAAGATCGTCGAGCAGGGTCCTACCGCAGAGGTCATGGATAACCCCTCCCACCCGACCACGCAGCGGCTGATGGCGGCCATGCCGGTCATTCCGCCGGAATGGGGCGTTGCCTGA
- a CDS encoding ABC transporter permease: MRWTLIIGAVLAGLAVAAALLSFLWTPYDVTQMAIADKLQPPSAAHLLGTDHFGRDILSMIMVGARTSIAVAVVAVGIGMGFGLPLGLLAAGSRGGWLDELIMRGNDLIFAFPSLVIAILITAVFGPGAVNAIIAIGIFNIPVFARVTRGGAMPIWTLDYIRAARVAGKGRARISVEHILPNIASLLIVQGTIQFSLGILAEAGLSYVGLGAQPPTPSWGRMLAEAQTFVTLAPHVAIIPGLCIFLTVLGLNLLGDGLRDALDPRLKVMQL; this comes from the coding sequence ATGAGATGGACGCTGATCATCGGGGCCGTTCTGGCAGGGCTTGCTGTGGCTGCGGCGCTTTTGTCGTTTCTGTGGACACCATACGATGTCACCCAGATGGCGATTGCCGACAAGTTGCAGCCGCCTTCCGCCGCGCATCTTCTGGGCACGGATCATTTCGGACGCGATATCCTGTCGATGATCATGGTCGGGGCGCGGACCTCTATTGCGGTTGCGGTGGTGGCCGTGGGCATCGGAATGGGGTTCGGCCTGCCTCTGGGGCTGCTTGCCGCAGGCAGCCGGGGCGGCTGGCTGGATGAGTTGATCATGCGCGGCAACGACCTTATCTTCGCCTTTCCCTCTCTGGTGATCGCGATCCTCATTACCGCGGTTTTCGGACCCGGAGCGGTGAATGCGATTATTGCCATCGGGATCTTCAATATCCCCGTCTTCGCCCGCGTCACCCGGGGCGGAGCGATGCCGATCTGGACGCTTGATTACATCCGCGCAGCGCGGGTTGCAGGCAAGGGCAGGGCACGGATCAGCGTCGAGCATATCCTGCCCAATATCGCCAGCCTGCTGATCGTACAGGGAACGATCCAGTTCAGCCTCGGTATTCTGGCCGAGGCGGGGCTGTCCTATGTCGGGCTTGGGGCTCAGCCGCCGACGCCAAGCTGGGGGCGGATGCTGGCCGAGGCGCAGACCTTCGTGACGCTGGCTCCGCATGTCGCCATCATCCCCGGCCTATGTATTTTCCTGACCGTTCTGGGGCTGAATCTGCTGGGTGACGGGCTACGCGACGCGCTGGATCCGCGACTGAAGGTCATGCAGCTATGA
- a CDS encoding ABC transporter permease, translating to MLRYVARRLISLSLSLVVASLVIFLLVEMVPGDPATFMLGTGAQPETLAALRTQLGLDQPLPLRYLGWLGDVLTGDLGNSFTYKTPVSGMILDRMQVSLPLALMALLLSIALAFPIGLLAASQRGRAGDAGIMGLTQIGISLPNFWFAMLLVLLFAVRLRWLPAGGFGGWDAPIAALKSLLLPAIALALPQAAILARVLRSALIDTLDQDYVRTARAKGLSRGKTLRRHALRNALIPVLTILGMQFSFLLAGAIIIENVFYLPGLGRMIFQAINQRDLVVVQSAVLVLVAAVILITFIVDIAYALVDPRLRIG from the coding sequence ATGCTGCGTTACGTTGCCCGCCGTCTGATCTCGCTGTCGCTCAGCCTCGTGGTGGCGTCGCTGGTGATTTTTCTGCTGGTCGAAATGGTGCCCGGCGATCCGGCGACCTTCATGCTGGGGACCGGTGCGCAGCCAGAGACACTGGCGGCATTGCGTACGCAGCTTGGTCTGGATCAGCCTCTGCCGCTGCGGTATCTCGGCTGGCTCGGCGATGTGCTGACCGGGGATCTTGGCAACAGCTTCACCTATAAAACCCCGGTCAGCGGCATGATCCTGGACCGGATGCAGGTTTCGCTGCCTCTGGCGCTGATGGCGCTGCTTCTGTCGATTGCGCTTGCCTTTCCGATAGGGCTTCTGGCGGCCTCTCAGCGGGGCAGGGCCGGAGATGCAGGGATCATGGGGCTGACCCAGATCGGGATCTCCCTGCCGAATTTCTGGTTCGCCATGCTTTTGGTCCTGCTGTTCGCCGTCAGGCTGCGATGGCTTCCCGCCGGTGGTTTCGGAGGCTGGGACGCCCCCATTGCCGCGCTGAAATCGCTGCTTCTGCCCGCCATAGCTCTGGCGCTGCCGCAGGCGGCGATTCTGGCGCGGGTGCTGCGTTCGGCGCTGATCGACACGCTGGATCAGGATTATGTCCGGACGGCCCGCGCCAAAGGTCTCAGCCGGGGCAAAACGCTGCGCCGCCATGCGCTGCGCAATGCACTGATCCCGGTACTGACGATTCTCGGGATGCAGTTTTCCTTTCTTCTGGCGGGCGCGATCATTATCGAGAATGTCTTCTACCTGCCGGGACTGGGCCGGATGATCTTTCAGGCCATAAATCAGCGTGATCTGGTCGTCGTCCAATCGGCGGTGCTTGTGCTGGTCGCGGCTGTGATCCTGATCACCTTCATCGTCGATATCGCCTATGCGCTTGTCGATCCGAGGCTGCGTATCGGATGA
- a CDS encoding FAD-binding oxidoreductase: MLNSAGSGLAGKLPQGVLRDIEPRHLEEPRGRYHGHAGLLAAPHDVEETAAVVKACSDSGVGIVPLGGGTGLVGGQVMTDGPAPLILSTERMNAVRNIWPDENVMIAGAGVTLQQAREAAADKGRMFPLSLASQGSASIGGVLATNAGGVNTLRYGTARALCLGIEAVMPDGSILRDLKRLRKDNTGYDIRDLLIGAEGTLGIITAASLQLVTPPAASGVALLVVPDPAAALSLLALARQQLGDSITAFELISGQGLRFLAETMPELRQPFDQPPAWMVLIEAGPPRGLQPDEVLETLFETGAADGLILDGLIAQSGQQAADFWRLREEIPQGNRRIGAISSHDISLPLSEVPGFIRDAGAMLERMGDMRVNCFGHLGDGNLHYNVFPAQGHDREEYDEMRPRIQRDVHELVVARGGSFSAEHGIGRLKIRDLERWGDPTRLAVMWAVKTALDPKGIMNPGAVLS, from the coding sequence ATGTTGAATTCGGCGGGGTCCGGTCTGGCTGGCAAGCTTCCTCAGGGTGTTCTGCGCGATATCGAACCGCGCCATCTGGAAGAACCGAGGGGCCGCTATCACGGCCATGCCGGGCTTCTTGCGGCACCGCATGACGTGGAAGAAACGGCGGCTGTGGTCAAAGCCTGTTCGGATTCAGGTGTCGGCATCGTGCCTCTGGGAGGAGGGACCGGGCTTGTCGGTGGGCAGGTCATGACTGACGGTCCAGCACCGCTTATTCTGTCGACCGAACGAATGAATGCGGTCCGGAATATATGGCCAGATGAAAATGTCATGATCGCCGGTGCCGGGGTCACGCTTCAGCAGGCCCGCGAGGCTGCCGCGGACAAGGGGAGGATGTTCCCGCTGTCGCTTGCCTCGCAGGGTTCGGCCAGTATTGGCGGGGTTCTGGCGACGAATGCGGGCGGGGTGAATACGCTGCGCTATGGCACGGCACGCGCTCTGTGTCTGGGTATCGAGGCCGTGATGCCCGATGGGTCGATCCTGCGCGATCTCAAGCGGCTGCGGAAGGATAATACCGGCTACGATATCCGGGATCTGTTGATCGGTGCCGAGGGCACTCTGGGGATCATCACGGCGGCAAGCCTGCAACTTGTCACGCCGCCCGCTGCCTCTGGTGTCGCGCTTCTGGTCGTGCCTGATCCGGCGGCGGCTTTGTCTCTGCTGGCTCTGGCACGTCAGCAGCTTGGCGATTCCATCACCGCGTTTGAACTGATCTCGGGGCAGGGGCTGCGTTTTCTGGCCGAGACCATGCCTGAACTGCGCCAGCCCTTCGATCAGCCGCCCGCTTGGATGGTGCTGATCGAAGCCGGTCCGCCGCGCGGTCTTCAGCCCGATGAGGTGCTTGAGACGCTGTTCGAAACCGGTGCCGCTGACGGTCTGATCCTAGACGGTCTTATCGCGCAATCCGGTCAGCAGGCAGCGGATTTCTGGCGTCTGCGCGAGGAAATCCCGCAGGGGAACCGGCGGATCGGTGCGATCAGCAGCCATGATATTTCTCTGCCCCTGTCCGAGGTGCCGGGCTTTATCCGCGACGCAGGCGCCATGCTCGAACGAATGGGCGATATGCGGGTGAATTGCTTCGGCCATCTGGGCGATGGCAATCTGCACTACAACGTCTTTCCGGCGCAGGGCCACGATCGCGAGGAATATGACGAAATGCGCCCGCGTATTCAGCGCGATGTTCATGAACTCGTCGTCGCGCGGGGAGGATCGTTTTCCGCCGAACACGGGATCGGGCGGCTGAAAATCCGCGATCTGGAAAGGTGGGGCGATCCGACCCGGCTGGCGGTGATGTGGGCGGTCAAGACGGCGCTGGACCCGAAGGGGATCATGAATCCCGGCGCGGTACTGTCGTGA
- a CDS encoding GNAT family N-acetyltransferase — protein MFGRRRPILLETERMVLRLPQHSDFNAWTGLRLESRDFLTPWEPSWSDDHLSRKSFTNRVYWAQRTCRNGNALPFFLERSVDGAILGAITLDSIRRGPAQMATIGYWIGAPFARQGYMTEAINAVVRHAFVVMDLSRIEAACLPDNTASRGVLERSGFKYEGVAQSYLQINGRWRTHVLYANLRHDRRGKTAAG, from the coding sequence ATGTTCGGGCGGCGGCGTCCGATCCTGCTGGAAACCGAAAGGATGGTGCTGCGCCTTCCGCAACATTCGGATTTCAACGCATGGACGGGGCTGCGTCTGGAGAGCCGGGATTTCCTGACCCCGTGGGAGCCGTCATGGTCCGACGACCATCTGTCGCGTAAATCCTTCACCAACCGGGTTTACTGGGCGCAGCGCACCTGCCGGAACGGCAATGCGCTGCCGTTCTTTCTTGAGCGCAGCGTGGACGGGGCGATCCTTGGCGCGATCACCCTGGACAGTATTCGCCGCGGTCCGGCTCAGATGGCGACGATCGGTTACTGGATCGGCGCTCCGTTTGCACGGCAGGGCTATATGACCGAGGCGATCAATGCGGTGGTCCGTCACGCATTCGTCGTGATGGATCTGTCCCGCATCGAGGCAGCCTGCCTGCCCGATAATACCGCATCGCGCGGTGTGCTGGAGCGGTCGGGTTTTAAATATGAAGGCGTCGCGCAAAGCTATCTTCAGATCAACGGGCGGTGGCGCACTCATGTGCTCTATGCCAATTTGCGTCATGACCGGCGCGGAAAGACCGCAGCCGGTTAG
- a CDS encoding M16 family metallopeptidase, which translates to MSDTNITTLPNGLRIVTRHMPGLHSATLGVWVNAGGRDERAEQNGIAHFLEHMAFKGTARRTALQIAEEIEDVGGYINAYTSRDTTAYYARVLAADTGLALDVISDILLNPSFDEREIEIERGVILQEIGQALDTPDDIVFDWLQEAAYPDQPIGRPILGPAERVSQFGRPDLSRFVTEQYGPDRMILAAAGAVDHDAIVRQAEATLGALKPRPGGLRDAARWRGAEARRIKDLEQAHFTLAFEGPGYRSPHYHASQIWTVAMGGGMSSRLFQKIREERGLCYTIFAQSGFHDDTGMMTIYAGTASEDLAELMTLTVDELKRSVDQLSDAEIARARAQLKAGMLMGLESSSGQAERIARSLAIWGRVPEPDETAAKLDSVTREDIAEYAASMIARHPAMALYGPVEHAPSLDELADRLAA; encoded by the coding sequence TTGAGCGATACAAATATCACAACACTCCCCAACGGGCTGCGCATTGTCACGCGCCACATGCCGGGGCTTCACTCTGCCACGCTAGGTGTCTGGGTGAATGCGGGCGGGCGCGACGAGCGGGCCGAGCAGAACGGCATCGCGCATTTTCTTGAACATATGGCGTTCAAGGGTACGGCAAGGCGGACCGCCCTTCAGATCGCCGAGGAAATCGAGGATGTCGGCGGCTATATCAATGCCTATACCTCGCGGGATACGACGGCCTATTATGCGCGGGTGCTGGCCGCCGATACCGGGCTGGCGCTGGATGTGATTTCCGACATCCTGCTGAACCCGTCATTCGATGAGCGCGAGATCGAAATCGAGCGCGGTGTGATCCTTCAGGAGATCGGGCAGGCGCTTGATACGCCGGACGATATCGTCTTCGATTGGCTGCAAGAGGCTGCCTATCCCGATCAGCCCATCGGTCGCCCGATCCTCGGCCCGGCAGAGCGGGTTTCGCAATTCGGCCGCCCCGATCTGTCGCGCTTCGTGACCGAGCAATACGGGCCGGACCGGATGATCCTTGCTGCTGCCGGCGCGGTGGATCACGATGCCATCGTCCGTCAGGCCGAGGCTACGCTGGGTGCGCTGAAACCGCGACCGGGCGGGCTGCGCGATGCGGCCCGGTGGCGCGGTGCCGAGGCAAGGCGGATCAAGGACCTTGAACAGGCGCATTTCACGCTGGCTTTCGAAGGTCCGGGATACCGCTCGCCGCATTACCATGCCTCGCAGATCTGGACGGTGGCGATGGGTGGCGGCATGTCCTCGCGCCTGTTCCAGAAGATCCGCGAGGAACGCGGGCTGTGTTATACGATCTTCGCCCAGTCCGGTTTCCATGACGATACCGGGATGATGACGATCTATGCCGGGACTGCCTCTGAGGATCTGGCCGAGCTGATGACGCTGACCGTCGATGAGCTGAAACGCTCGGTCGATCAGCTTTCCGATGCCGAGATCGCACGGGCGCGGGCGCAGTTGAAGGCCGGTATGCTGATGGGGCTGGAAAGCAGCTCGGGGCAGGCAGAGCGCATTGCGCGGTCGCTGGCGATCTGGGGACGCGTGCCGGAACCTGATGAGACGGCGGCGAAGCTGGACAGCGTCACCCGCGAAGACATCGCCGAATATGCGGCAAGCATGATCGCTCGCCATCCGGCAATGGCGCTTTACGGGCCGGTCGAACATGCGCCGTCGCTGGACGAACTGGCAGACAGGCTGGCTGCATAA